Genomic DNA from Manis pentadactyla isolate mManPen7 chromosome 14, mManPen7.hap1, whole genome shotgun sequence:
GACACACAGAGTTCATTAAGATAACACAGTGCTTTGCAAGAGGGAACACTTACCCATGTGATCACTCAATCAAAATAAGGTCTTTGTTTTTTCAACCTCCAAACCCCACCTATTTTACATGGTTCGTCCTTGTGACAAACATTTTCTGAGCACCTGTGAGCCAGATCCTGGACTGTTTGGCTCTGGCAGATGGCCaagggtccctgccctcaaggcatGCTGTCCCAGCTGGGAGGGGTCGGTCATGTGCACAGAGATGACCCCCGTAAGTTCAGATTTCACCTGGAGGTGGGGACGGAAGATGGCAAGCAGTGGAGTGTGGGTGGTGCAGGGGGGACCCTCAGGGGTCACCTAGGAGTGGCCCCTGTGCAGAGCGTAGCCCCGCCATGACCCTCTTCCCTTCCTTATGGCTGGTCAGGGAGGCATGCAGAGCATACAGGCCACCAAAGTGATGGTCAGATGATAACACTGTCCTTGCACCCAACAGGCGAACTCCTGGATGGGCAGCGGGGTTTGGTGCCCTCCAATTTTGTGGATTTTGTCCAGGACAATGAGTCGCGATTGGGAAGTACGCTGGGGAATGAACAGGATCAGAATTTCATCAACCACTCTGGCACCAGCTTGGAGGGGAGGAACATTCTGGACCTCCACTCCCTCACTCACGTGGACCCCAGCGTCACCAATGGTGCAGGGACGCTGGACGTGAACATTGATGACATTGGAGAGGACATCGTGCCTTACCCTCGAAAAATCACCCTCATTAAGCAACTTGCCAAAAGCGTGATTGTGGGCTGGGAGCCCCCAGCAGCACCCCCGGGCTGGGGGACCGTGAGCAGCTACAATGTGCTGGTGGACGCGGAGCCGCGTGTGAGCCTCCTGCCAGGTGGCAGGACGAAGGTCCTCATCGAGAAGCTCAATGTGGCATCCTGTACCTACCGCATCTCTGTGCAGTGCGTCACCAGCCGGGGCAGCTCGGATGCACTGCGttgcacactgctggtgggcagggATGTGGTGGTGGCTCCCTCCCGCCTCCGAGTGGACAATATCACGCAGATGTCTGCGCAGCTCTCCTGGCTGCCCACCAATAGCAACTACAGCCACGTGATCTTCCTCAACGAGGAGGAGTTTGACCTGGTCAAGGCGGCGCGGTACAAGTACCAGTTCTGCAACCTCAGGCCGAACATGGCCTACAAGGTGAAGGTTCTGGCCAGACCCCACCAGATGCCGTGGCAGCTGCCCCTGGAGCAAAGGGAGAAGAAGGAGGCCAGCGTGGAGTTCTCCACGCTGCCTGCGGGTGAGTCCTGTCGCCTGGCCAGGGGGAGGGTGCTGACACCCTTGTgcagtggggctggaggaggccaCAGAGGGAGAGAAGCCCACACAGCCAGCTTTACCAGGGGAATCCCTTAGGTAGCCCAGGAGGCGTGGAATATGGgtggtgagagagacagagacagggcaTACCTGGGTTTTGTCTGTGGCCATGTTGCTGAAAATACTCCTTTGCACGCTTGCACCTGCCTGAGGCCCACTGTCTGTAAGTCAGGAGGACACGTGTGCATCCTGGGGGATGGGTACATGCCCGCACCCCCCAGGGCATCACTTCCAGACATGTGCTCTGGGGGGATCACATGGGTAGTGAATGAGGTGCCACATGCCTCCCAGAATGGTTCTTTCCCCACTGTTTTCTTTGGAGTAAGTCACCCACATGGGGTGAATTTGTGTAGGCATGAGTTACATTGGAGGCACTGTTCAGGTCCTGGGTACAACTACTTAATGCCCCCTCTGCCACTCTGTGTCCCCCTTGGTGTAGAGGCAGGACATgctcccctccccactctccccacacaCAAGGGAAAGTGTGGAGATGGCAAGGTGGGTGAGCCCCCGGGTGTGCCCGTCTCTGGCTTACCTGGATCCTAGTGTCATCCTTTAAGGGGCATCTGTCACCTCAGCCCCTGGGAATCTGGTCTTTGCTGCCATGCGTGATAAGGCAGCAGCCGAGCCAGGATGGGAGCCCCAGGAGCAACAATGGTTGTTTTTGCAAAAACCCTTGAGGGCGGGATTTGCTCCTCCAGGGCCCTCTTAGCCCTTGTTACACACATGATGCCCTGATGGTGCCACGGGGCAGCTGCCTTGCTGGATTTCCCTCCTGTGGTGAACTAGCCCGGCCCTGCCCAGCCTTACTCCCCAGGAGCTTCTAAAAATGATTTCTCAGGGTCATGTTTGGCCAACTGTCTAATGTCTTCCATCCAGCTCAAGGTGGGCATTTGAGTTCAGGGCAGGTCCACTTTGTACTCCACCATGTCCTCAGTATTTGTGAAAGCTGTAAGCGGTGGTGTCGCACCTGCAAGGGGCAAGCCACTCTGGGCAGGAGCTGATTAGGGAGGTGGGTTCGTGTGCGCTGCCTGGCTGCTGGGGTGTCCTTCATGAGCACAGGGACAGTGGGGCCCCCCTCTTTCCATCGAAGCCTGCTGTGACAGCTTGACCAGGCGTGGTGGTGAAGAATCGTGGTGGGGGGAGTGCATCACCAGAACAGTCAGGACAAGCTTCCGGAGGACACTGGCTTGGAGACGGGGGGTGGGGAAAGGTGTGAGGGCAGACGTGGCCCCAGGTCACCGCCAGTTACTGGGTGTCCTCACCGACCCACAGGATGGGGGCTTACATCTGATTCCTCCAGCTGTGGGGGCCGGACATCTGGGATCCAGGAAGCGGCAGATCTGGTGTCTGTGAGGACCTCTCCCTGGTTCACGGACAGTGACATCTCGCCGCTTCCTCACTGCagagggtggggcagggagcCCTCAGGGTCTCTTTTACAAGGGTGCTGATCTACCACAGGGCTCCCCCCTCGTGACTCCTCACCTCCTGAAGGCCCCCTTCCTGACTGATGCCTCACCCCATGGATCTGAGGGGCATTACCTGGGGGTGAGCTGTCGGCACATGGATTTTGGGGCGACGCATTTGGTCCAGAGAAGACGATTTCGTTGGAGAGGGAAATGAGTGACAGGTCTGGGGAGGGCCCCTGTGGGACTGGAAGGGGCAGGCCCCTTGGATGGACCCAGCTCCGGGTAAGCCTGGCGGCCGTTTGCAGTGAACTACCTGCCTCCgcacaatggtccctgtgggtCAGCACGTCTGGGTCTGTGTGGAGGGGCCGGCAGAGGTCGGCAGGTCAGCTCCTGCTCAGTCTTCCTTCAGCCACAAAACCCGTCCCTCTGCTGTGATTTCACTTTAGGTAGGAGTGGGTACTGAAAACAATCTCACACTGGTTCATTCTTGTCGTTGATCTTTGCTCTTAAGGATAACGAGGCCTGACAGCTTAAACATCTTCCCTCTTTGAGGCTGATTGAAGTGCCAAAGCTCGGTAGTCAAGGGTCACTGGCGACCCTGGTGTGAACAGGGTTCCTGAAGGCTGACATCCGCTCCAGGAAGTGATGCGAGCCCTCAGACATCTCTGGCCTTTGAGCAGCAGAAAAGCTGGCACACCAGGGATCCCAGGTGGGGCCAGACACCCTCCTCTGCGAGAAGCTGCTCGTACCCAGGAGACAATGTGGTGGATCCTCAGCAGACTGATAATGGGAATAGGACATCACAGCTGCACGTCCTAGACAGTTAGCAGGGGGAGCGCGGTGCATGGACATTGGGACACCAGTTGTGAGTGTTGTTTGAAGAAGGAAATGCAGTGTTTCCAGCATTAGCCATTGTGGTTCCTAAGGTGTAGGTGTGGGATTTGAAGCCAGCATTCAGAGGTGGATTTCAGATGAGACTTTAAGACTTCCTTTAGAGTTTGCAGGACTGCATATGTATCTATGCAGAGACTTGGCAGCTGTGGGACCCCAGCAGGACTGGGACTGACAAGGCAAATTCCTAGCTGGCAGTACCAGGGTCCGGTGGCCTCTGCAGAGGCCAGGCCAGTTGGCTGGAGGTGGCCAGGCTGACTCTACCTCAAGCCTGGGCTAAGCATTGCCCTGTGTGCCCCCCGTCCTCCCAGCACCAGGCTTACTAGAAGCTCGAGTGAGGAGTCAGGGGGTTGGAATTTCTCCAGATCTGGGCTGTCCTCCTGCCCGCAGAGTGCCTTGTGGCTGCAGGAGAGGCAGGCCACCACCTCCCAGGCAGACAGAGAGCTGTACTGATAAAACCTCTTCAAATCTCCATATCTTAGTGTGTTTTATCTAGTTGTTATAACCAAATACTAAGAGCTATTGTCTTTCTCTTTATTGTTCTCATTTTCGCATCATATATTGTGAAGTCCATTATTAAGTACAGACACATTTTAAATGATTAGTTCTTTCTGATGAGCTGGCCCTTTCCTCATAAAGAAATGCCCCTTTTGCCTCTggtattatttcttgtcttgaagTCTATATTTGTTGATATGAccaccagctttttttttttttttgagagggcatctctcaaatttattgatcatatggttgttaacagcaataaaattctgtataggggactcaatgcacaatcattaatcaaccccaagcctaattctcaacagtctccaatcttctgaagcataacgaacaagttcttacatagtgaataagttcttacatagtgaataagttcttacatggaccaCCAGCTTTTTTTATGCCTAGTGTTtacacatttttatctttttctgaacTTTACTTTAAATTCTGTCTTCATATTTTAAGTGTGTCTCTTGTGAATAGTCTATAGTTGGGCCTTAGTGTTACAACAGTCTGACagcctctgccttttaattggactatttggtTCCTTTACAGTTAGTGTGATTGTTGACGTGACTTGGTTAAGTCTtgctctttgtttttaatttttcctgtttgtttgtttttctttatcttttcctggCTCTTCTGGTgttgatttaatattttttctattccattttcttctttatagaacTTTTTTTGCTATAACTCTTTATATTATTGTTTTAGAGATTCTTTAGGGATTAAACATGCATGCTTACCTTATTACAACTTACCTGAAATTAATAACATAATTTATTTACCATGGAGGAATAGTGCCACAGTAAAATTCCActtacatttctttattttactaCCGTGTTTATATGTTTCACTTCAACATGTGTCATGAACCCCTCAGTACATTGTTATGGGTCCCATCAGACCATGCTTCTCTCCATCATTCAGTTTTGTCCTCTCCCACAAGGTAGCAGTTTGGTGATATATGGTCCAGGCCCGCATTCTCTCAAGTCcagtgaagagagagaaagggagagggagtcACAGGCTGGCTTGGGGTTGGGGCCCAGGTAGCTCTATCCAGTCACACAGGCTGGAACCAGCAAGCAGGGGTTCCACGGGTGAGTAAACGCTGAGCTTAAGGAGCCAGGCAGTGGTGCCCAGCAGTGTGCCTGCCCTGCCATCTGCTGTGCCAACTCTCCTGGTGTCCTCTCCTCTTTCCCTGTGGACTTCAGGGGGTGCTCTCATTCCCAGGCAaagccagcccagcccagtgaCGGCTTACCTGCCAAAGGGCCAAGCTGTGAAAGCTTCTCTGCCTTCTGTCCCTGCAGGGCCTCCTGCTCCCCCACAAGATGTCACTGTCCAAGCTGGGGCCACCCCAGAAACTGTCCAGGTCTCCTGGAAGCCACCGGCCCTGACAACCACCGGGTTGTCCAATGGAGCGAATGTTACCGGCTATGGCGTGTATGCAAAGGGACAGAGGGTAAGTTTTGGTTGTACCAGGGAGCGCCTGATACCTGTTCAGTGGAGGGGTGACCACTGGAGTCCTCCTCACATCCTCCCTGACCCCCAAGATGCACTGGCACTTACTGCCACCTGCACCACCACCCCAGAGCCTGGCTGCAGAATGGTGACACCTCATTCTTCTGTCCATGTCTTTCTGGGCTTTTCTCTGCCTGTCTCCCATACTGTCTGCCCTGCTCTGGACACTTCTTGCTCTTCCCCCCCAGTGCTAAAAGTTTACCTCTCTGAAGCCTACAATATCAGACCCCTGCAATAGATGCCAGGCTCATAAATCCCACCAAAGTGATTCTCAGCAAGATGGGGTTAGTCCCAAAGGGGAGCCTGCTTGGAAACACAGCAGGGTCTGCATATCAACAGAAGGCTAGGTCTTGATTCTAAGAAACAAGTGTATCCTCAGTCCTCCTGGAGGGAAACCCAGAGGCTCAGCCCCCCACCCCTGTTCTGGCACACACAATAAACACAGTTGTCTTTGCGGAGGGCCTGAGGACGCTGCTTCTGACTGTCCTCCTCACCACCTGCCCAGCCTGTCCCCCTGCAAGGAGCAACGGGTGGGGTACCAGATGGATGTGAGCGTGTGAGCTACCTCCAGCTCCCCTCTGCAGCCCTCCTCCTGCAGGCTGCATGGACCCCTCTGCACCCTCCATGTGGAAAGCCCCCAGGCAGGCTGTTCCCCTGCACAGAGGCCACAGTCCTGTCCCCCTGCAGTGGGAATCCTGGTTCAGCCCCGACTGGCCCCTTCCCTGCCCAGCTTGGGCAGCAATAAACCCAGCATTCTGATCCTTCTACGGAGTCTGCATCTGTGGTCTGGACATGAAAGAAAAGGGTCTGCTTAATTGATCCTCCACGCCTCCAACAGCTGGGCAGCTCCTGGGGCCTGTAGACCACACCCTGCCCCACCTGGGCCCCCCTCTGATGCTCATTTGATTTCTAGGCTGTGTAGTGCCGTTTGGGTTGGATATAGGCAGAGCTCCAATCCCTGGCCACGAAGCAGCCTGAGGGGGCTCCTCCCTTCACGGGTACTGGGTGGGTTCAGGGCAGCCTGTGAGCTGCTTTCTCTGTGCAGGTGGCCGAGGTCATCTCCCCAACGGTGGACAGCACACCTGTGGAACTCGTGCGGCTGCGGAGCCTGGAAGCCAAGGGTGTGACCGTGCGGACCCTCTCTGCACAGGGCGAGTCTGTAGACTCGGCCATCGCTGCCATTCCCCCCGACCTCCTGGTGCCTCCAACCCCCCACCCAAGAACTGCTCCCACACCGAAGCCATTAGTGAGTGCCGGAGCCCCTGATACCAAAGATGAGCACCTGGGTCCCCACACCAAAGTGGAAGAGGCCTGGGAGCAGAGTCGGACGCCCACCCCTGCCCATGGGCACATGTTGGAGCCGCCAGGCCTGCAGGGCTCAGGCCCCGGGAGGCGGTCGCCGTCACCCAGCCGGATCCTCCCGCAGCCGCAGGGTGCCCCAGTTTCTACTTCTGTCGCCAAGGCCATGGCTCGGGAAGCTGCACAGAGAGTGGCCGAGAGCAGCAGGGTAAGGCTGGGGGTCCTCGCTGGTGCCACTGCTCTGGGAATGCACTCTGTCCCTCCAGCTGGCTGGTGTGGAGCCGTCCACCAGCATTAGCCGTGTGGGAGGAGCACTCCAAGTGTGCGGTGCCAGGCCCTGTCTCAGTTTGGGCAAAGGGGGCCACATTTGCCCCTTGCATACATTTCAGGCCTTATCCCAACAGAAACAAATGTACCTGTAGTTTGTGAATATGGACCCATAGGACCAGAGGGAATGTGGCTATGAATGGCCCTCTGACCAGGCTGTGGTCTGTGTTGAGGGGTCTGAGAGGCACCCACTCAAGTTGGCTTGGGGGCCCAACTTCCAAAATGAGGCCCTCCTCTTGGCCCTGTGGCTTCAGATctgtagctgtgtgtgtgtgtgcatgtgtgcatatgtacacacatatgcacGCTCACATGCACACTCAAGGCATatttacatacatgcatatatacatgcaaAGACATACGCAAGGCAgacatttacacacacatacatatatatacatacctacATCCAGAAATGCATGCTTACAATATATTCACATGCATGTTACTGGAAACTGGGCCATGGGGAGAAGGGCATTCGATGATTGTGGGGCCATATTCCAGACAGCGTGTGCAATGAGAACTGAAATTGTAAGAACCCCGAGGAAGTGATGCTTCCCATGCAGGCGGAGGAGAGGAGGTTCTGGAGTTGAGCTAGACCTTGCCCCTGCTGGGGATAAGCACCCACCCTTCTGTGGTGCACTTGTTCACTAGTGTGCCCAGGTGACTGCTGTGAGCCTGTGGTCAGCAGTGCCTCTCAGCACTGCCCTGCTGCTGGCAGAATCTTTCCAGGACAGGGAGCCCTGGCAGTGCCTTCTCTGAGATGCTGGTGCAGGGAGACCCCACTTCCTGGGTGTCCCAGGGGCTGGGACCAGCCAGGAGGGCGCAGAGCCCTGAAGGTTGGAGCTGAGTGACGTAGTGCATGTCCAGAACACCTGGAGGAATGGGAGTGCAGTAACCCCTGCAGTGCCTCTCCAGACAGTGGACATCGTGCTTTCATGTGAAACTCCCCCATTTGTTCAGTAGTGACCTCTAACACGTGGGCACACACACTGCAATCTGACATCTGCTTCAAGGAAATGCCTCAGAACATGTGCATTTCTGGCAGGATTTCTCAGGGCAGAACCTGGCCCTGTGCATGGCGCTTTGGGTGCAGCTCTGAGGGCAGGAAAAGGCCAGTAGGCAGCTGCTGCTCCCTACCCTCCCGAGGGTAGCCCTGTGGCCCTGAGACCCTCTGGTTCCCAAGAAACCCCAGCAGGAGGTGTGCCGAGAAAGCAAACCTCTGGGTTCCTTTTCCAAGAAAACATTAATTGATGAGTCAAGAGCCAGGCAAGATGACAGACAGAGGGAGACTTTTTCCTTGGCATCCGTCCATCACCAGAACAGTGGAAAAGGGTTTCTGGCGAGCTGGGAGGGGCCAGGGTGTTGGGTCGCTTGGCCCTGGTCCATTCGTCGTGGCTCAGAGGGCACAGGGCTGGCCAGGGGAGGGGTATGACCCAGAGGACCCAGAGCCTGGGAGCCCCCCTACCCTGTGGCCTCTGCTCACCTGCTTCTTTCCTTCTCCCAAGTTAGAGAAAAGGAGCGTCACATTGGACAGGAGCGGGCAGTATGCGAACTCGGATGATGAGGACGGCTATGAGTCCCCAGACGTCAGGAGGAGGGGCGCATCCGTGGACGACTTCCTGAAAGGGTCCGAGCTTGGCAAGCCGGTGAGGGTCAGATGAGGGTCCCGCATGGCCAGCTCTGGGTGGTCAGTGCTTCTGCACAGGCCCCTGGAATGGAGAGAAAGAGGTGCCATGCCCAGACTATGACCATCCCAGCCAATTTGGGAAGCTTAGATTTAATGATGCCAGTGTATCTGTGACCTCATCTGGGGACAATTTCAAATGTCTGAGTGTGAGGCCACCACCCGCCCTGGCTGTCCTGTGCTAGTGTGTGGCCACAGGGCGATCCTGTGGGTCCAGGGAAATCTGCAGATAACCACCTAGTCTCCGGTTAGGCAAAACCTACCACTTGTTTATTTCCATTCCTTAATTGGCAAGTGTTGGTTGGACACCTGCTGTGTGCTAGGCATTGTGGGAGTGGGAGACACGTCCCACCTTCAGAGCCACAAAATGTCTGTGCATTCCCTTCCAGGTGAGGCTCACAGTTGCAAGTCCATCAATGTGGGTTTTGTCTCCAGTTTCTGATCCGTCTAGATATTCTAGTGGAAACATCCTTAACTGGTGTGGAGAACTAGCACTGAAAAGCAGGTGGGGTAGGAGCCAAAGAGTCCTGGGATCTGGGGAGGCATAGCCTGAGGACATTCAGATGTCGGATGGCCCAATGCCTCTACACACGCTCCCCCCGCAGGACTGCATGCCCGCTTGGCAGGAGTGGGGGTGTCAGACTCCGCACCTGGAGTCATATCCACACTCTGCCCCTGCTGATTGTAGCACCATAGGCAGGTTACCCAGCTGCTCCCACCAGCAGGatccttatctgtaaagttaAAGTAGTTCTATTTGCATTAACCTTAACATAAGAAATGGAATGCCCAGAAAATAATGACTGAGACAACCAAGATAGTTACCCGACATCATAGGAAGGCTCAGGTGAGAGGTTGCAAGGTTGATTCAGCTGCTCAATTGTGCCTGGGCTCTGACCATTCTTTTGGCTTTTTTCTCATGGTTACAAAGTGGCTGCCGTAGCTCCAATGTGATAGCACcccaagaaggaaggaagggatggaTGAAAAAAGGAAGGGGCTCTCTCTTCAGGCACTTTCCTCTTAACTGGGAGAAAAATCTTTTCTAGAAGCTCCATCAGACTTCCCATTACATCTCACTGGGCAGGCCAGGGTCACGTGCCCACCACCAGGAGAGGAACAGGGTTCCCATGATGGCTTATCAATGGCTTATCCAGCAAATAATAGATGCCTCCTGCCATCCCACGAGTTTATCCCTAACTCATTGCTGGGTTTGAATCCAATGAGACTATTCTGCCAGAGGGGAGTTCTCTCCCACATGCTTTGGGAAGACCTCAATTAAAGCCAGATCTTTGCTTATTCATTTAAAGCTAATTCCCTTTTATGTCTTCTGCTCGGCGCCTGATTGAAAGAATTTGAGTCAGAGCAGCTCAAACACAGATGCAGCAAATGCTCAGGCAGAGGGCGCTCCGAGCCTCTACCTGGCATGGCTCAGGCAGGACCTTCTGCCTCCTCAGCAGGTCATGAAGGCCGTGCGACTGGAAGTGCTTACACGCCTTCATCTAGGAGAGTAATTGAAACCAgggtatttttaataaatacatcCAGGTTGCTGTTAAACACATTTGTCTTGCCACCCACCAGGA
This window encodes:
- the RIMBP2 gene encoding RIMS-binding protein 2 isoform X11, with amino-acid sequence MREAAERRQQLELEHEQALAVLKAKQQEIDLLQKAQVEAKKEHEGAVQLLEGKVRELEGKCRAQSEQFSQLSRHLEQLRQHTGAIDLLGGSSVALPDAPTSPSKPFPQFMNGLAPSIGKGQESIVGSFPVTGEYIRPLLPPSDKPEPLSTKPAFLSRSVSPRCRFESDMENERDSSTSKQRYSGKVHLCVARYSYNPFDGPNENPEAELPLTAGKYLYVYGDMDEDGFYEGELLDGQRGLVPSNFVDFVQDNESRLGSTLGNEQDQNFINHSGTSLEGRNILDLHSLTHVDPSVTNGAGTLDVNIDDIGEDIVPYPRKITLIKQLAKSVIVGWEPPAAPPGWGTVSSYNVLVDAEPRVSLLPGGRTKVLIEKLNVASCTYRISVQCVTSRGSSDALRCTLLVGRDVVVAPSRLRVDNITQMSAQLSWLPTNSNYSHVIFLNEEEFDLVKAARYKYQFCNLRPNMAYKVKVLARPHQMPWQLPLEQREKKEASVEFSTLPAGPPAPPQDVTVQAGATPETVQVSWKPPALTTTGLSNGANVTGYGVYAKGQRVAEVISPTVDSTPVELVRLRSLEAKGVTVRTLSAQGESVDSAIAAIPPDLLVPPTPHPRTAPTPKPLVSAGAPDTKDEHLGPHTKVEEAWEQSRTPTPAHGHMLEPPGLQGSGPGRRSPSPSRILPQPQGAPVSTSVAKAMAREAAQRVAESSRLEKRSVTLDRSGQYANSDDEDGYESPDVRRRGASVDDFLKGSELGKPPHCCHGDEYHTESSRGSDLSDILEEDEEELSLEMQLEEGIRRRPSGTPHGTLKGTALSYPKVQSDLPTAPQAHPRTRSYQRSWVGGQVSAPALHDAS
- the RIMBP2 gene encoding RIMS-binding protein 2 isoform X12; its protein translation is MREAAERRQQLELEHEQALAVLKAKQQEIDLLQKAQVEAKKEHEGAVQLLEGKVRELEGKCRAQSEQFSQLSRHLEQLRQHTGAIDLLGGSSVALPDAPTSPSKPFPQFMNGLAPSIGKGQESIVGSFPVTGEYIRPLLPPSDKPEPLSTKPAFLSRSVSPRCRFESDMENERDSSTSKQRYSGKVHLCVARYSYNPFDGPNENPEAELPLTAGKYLYVYGDMDEDGFYEGELLDGQRGLVPSNFVDFVQDNESRLGSTLGNEQDQNFINHSGTSLEGRNILDLHSLTHVDPSVTNGAGTLDVNIDDIGEDIVPYPRKITLIKQLAKSVIVGWEPPAAPPGWGTVSSYNVLVDAEPRVSLLPGGRTKVLIEKLNVASCTYRISVQCVTSRGSSDALRCTLLVGRDVVVAPSRLRVDNITQMSAQLSWLPTNSNYSHVIFLNEEEFDLVKAARYKYQFCNLRPNMAYKVKVLARPHQMPWQLPLEQREKKEASVEFSTLPAGPPAPPQDVTVQAGATPETVQVSWKPPALTTTGLSNGANVTGYGVYAKGQRVAEVISPTVDSTPVELVRLRSLEAKGVTVRTLSAQGESVDSAIAAIPPDLLVPPTPHPRTAPTPKPLVSAGAPDTKDEHLGPHTKVEEAWEQSRTPTPAHGHMLEPPGLQGSGPGRRSPSPSRILPQPQGAPVSTSVAKAMAREAAQRVAESSRLEKRSVTLDRSGQYANSDDEDGYESPDVRRRGASVDDFLKGSELGKPPHCCHGDEYHTESSRGSDLSDILEEDEEELSLEMQLEEGIRRRPSGTPHGTLKNICSCHAELFNENRF